The sequence TGTGCAACAAGGGGACGCAGCCGTCGGGCTCGAACCAGGTGCACTTCTACGCGTCCGAGGACACGGTCATCACCCCGAACGTGTATGGCCCCCCCGGGCCTGACCTCCCCGTGGCCATGGCCCCCGTCGGCAGCCTCACGCCGGGCCAGTGCCAGACGGTGACGGCCTCCGCCTCCGGCATCTCGGAGGGCGCGTGGTACCTGGGCGCCGTGGTGGACCCGCAGAACACGGAGCTGGAGTTCATCGAGGACAACAACACCAGCGTGTCGGCGGGCCGCTTCGGCGTCGGTGACCGGCCGGACTTCGTGGTGACGTCCATCACCACTCCCGCGAGCATCCGGCAGGGCCAGTCCTTCACGGCCTCGGTGCGCGTGTGCAACCAGGGCACGTGGGACGGCAGCGCCGACGTGGAGCTGTACCTGTCCGAGGACTCGGTCATCACGCCGAACGCGCCGGGCGTGCCTTCGCCCGACTTCTTCCTGGGCGGGACGTTCAGCGGCAACCTCGCCGCGGGGGTGTGCCAGACGGTGAGCATCAACGCGTACACGAGCGGAGTCTTCGCGGGCTCGTGGAACGTGGGCGCCGTGGTGGACGTGCACGGCCCCGTCAACAACGAGCTCCTCGAGGACAACAACACCCGCCTGGGGAATCTCGTCGTCGTCACCCCTTGAGCCGGGACGCGGGCGCGTGGAAGGAAGGCTCATTCCACGCGCCCGGGCCGCGACGTGAAGGGCCCGCCTCTCTCGGTGCGGGAGGGGCGGGCCGGACGTGGATGAAGCTCGATGTCGCAGGCTGCTCAGTTCAACTGGCTATGCCTCGAGGAGCCGGGGCGATAGCTCATCAGAGCGCAGAGACAACATGAAGGCATCCATGTTCTCGGCCAGGACGTAGACGTTTGTCTCATCTTCACGTGCGTGGGCATCCCAGTAGACGACCCGCCCCACGGAATTTCCTGCAACTTCCAAGCAGACCTTGTCGGCGCCTTCTGTCGTGGCAATTGGAAGCAATCCCGTGGGAATGCGTCCCCTGAAGACCTTGAGGTTCCAGTCGAGATTGCACGACTCAACAGGGTCGTTCAGCCCGAAGAAAAAGTGGATTCGACCAAACGGGTTTCCGCTCAGGCCGTTGATCACGAAGAGGTCGCGCTCAGGTCGTCCGCCATTCGTTGCCAACAAGAACTCTCGAAAACAGGTGGGAAGTCTGACTCCGCACTTCTCTTCAAATGACCGAAGCGCCTCCTCGGTCAGCGGAGGCCCGCCCTCGGATGTCCGCACGAAGTGAGCCATCATTGGCCTCCTGCGAAGCCACCAGTGTGCCCGGTCCGGGCATGGATATCAGTCCCCCCACCTCTCAGCGCGCATCACTCCCTCATTTCAATGGGAGCAAGGCTACCCGCGACAGGTCCAGCGTCAGAGCCCCAGTCCTTCACGAATCCGCTTCACCACCTCCTCCGGCGGAGGCGTCACGTCCACCCGGAGCGCATTCGCCGGCAGCTCCAGCGTCTCGAGCTGGCTGTCCAGCAGCGACGGCGGCATGAAGTGCCCGTGGCGCTGCGCCAGCCGGCTCGCCAGCACCTCGCGCGGCGCGTCCAGGTACACCCACCGCATCCGCGCCGGGTCCACCTCCAGCACCTGGCGGTAGGACGCCTTCAGCGCCGAGCACGCCACCACCAAATCGTCCCCCTGCTTCAGCGCCGCGCCAATCAGCCCCGACAGCATCCGCAGCCACGGCCAGCGGTCCTCGTCCGTCAGCGGCACGCCCGCCGCCATCTTCGCGATGTTGGACTGCGGGTGCAGGTCGTCTGCGTCCACGAAGCGCCAGCCCAGCGACGCCGCCAGCGCGCGGCCCTCCGTCGTCTTCCCCGCGCCCGACACCCCCATGACGATGACCACCATTGCGTGCGTCCTCCAGGCACCGTGAAACCGCCGGCCATCATTCGGCCCGGGCCCGTCGCGTGCCACCCCATTTGACGCCGAATGCCCACCTCCATACGTCCTGGGAATGTCAGACCCGGCAGGTACTCTTCC comes from Pyxidicoccus parkwaysis and encodes:
- a CDS encoding SMI1/KNR4 family protein, which translates into the protein MAHFVRTSEGGPPLTEEALRSFEEKCGVRLPTCFREFLLATNGGRPERDLFVINGLSGNPFGRIHFFFGLNDPVESCNLDWNLKVFRGRIPTGLLPIATTEGADKVCLEVAGNSVGRVVYWDAHAREDETNVYVLAENMDAFMLSLRSDELSPRLLEA
- a CDS encoding gluconokinase → MVVIVMGVSGAGKTTEGRALAASLGWRFVDADDLHPQSNIAKMAAGVPLTDEDRWPWLRMLSGLIGAALKQGDDLVVACSALKASYRQVLEVDPARMRWVYLDAPREVLASRLAQRHGHFMPPSLLDSQLETLELPANALRVDVTPPPEEVVKRIREGLGL